A single window of Pyxidicoccus xibeiensis DNA harbors:
- a CDS encoding NAD-dependent epimerase/dehydratase family protein, with amino-acid sequence MKLLVTGGTGFLGTHLVPRLTAAGHSVRLIGRSKPSGTPYAGTEYVPGDLKDRDAVRRALQGVDAVYHLAGLVSFQPKDARKMFELHVDSTRELLRDVREAGIKRVVLASTSGTIAVSKDERVGTEHDDYPITVVGRWPYYLSKIYEEKLALEYCRKHAIPLVVLNPSLLMGPGDDRLSSTWTVVKFLNQEIPSMPGGGISFVDARDAADAFVQALTRGELYGRHLMGVNMTLVEFFRRLERLTGVPAPRLRLPSQVNILGGKLLERWAKLRGATPTLDPQEVEIGEHYFWLDASKAEAELGFRARDVQETLAETVQHIYGKMPPQSLPGTKGRLADLRDGT; translated from the coding sequence GTGAAGCTGCTGGTGACGGGAGGCACGGGGTTTCTCGGCACGCACCTGGTGCCGAGGCTGACGGCGGCGGGGCACTCGGTGCGGCTCATCGGCCGCTCGAAGCCGTCCGGCACGCCGTACGCGGGCACGGAGTACGTCCCCGGTGACTTGAAGGACAGGGACGCGGTGCGCCGCGCGCTGCAGGGCGTGGACGCCGTCTACCACCTGGCGGGGCTCGTCTCCTTCCAGCCGAAGGACGCGCGGAAGATGTTCGAGCTGCACGTGGACAGCACGCGCGAGCTGCTGCGCGACGTGCGCGAGGCGGGCATCAAGCGCGTCGTCCTCGCCTCCACCTCCGGCACCATCGCCGTATCCAAGGACGAGCGCGTCGGCACCGAGCACGATGACTACCCGATTACCGTGGTAGGCCGGTGGCCGTACTACCTGTCGAAAATCTACGAGGAGAAGCTGGCGCTGGAGTACTGCCGCAAGCACGCCATTCCCCTGGTGGTGCTCAACCCCAGCCTGCTGATGGGCCCGGGGGATGACCGGCTGTCCTCCACGTGGACGGTGGTGAAGTTCCTCAACCAGGAGATTCCGTCCATGCCGGGCGGCGGCATCTCCTTCGTGGACGCGCGCGACGCGGCGGACGCCTTCGTCCAGGCGCTCACCCGGGGCGAGCTGTACGGCCGCCACCTGATGGGCGTGAACATGACGCTGGTGGAGTTCTTCCGGCGCCTGGAGCGGCTCACCGGCGTGCCGGCCCCGCGCCTGCGCCTGCCGTCCCAGGTGAACATCCTGGGCGGGAAGCTGCTGGAGCGCTGGGCGAAGCTGCGGGGCGCCACGCCCACGTTGGATCCGCAGGAAGTCGAGATTGGCGAGCACTACTTCTGGCTGGACGCCTCCAAGGCGGAGGCAGAGCTGGGCTTCCGCGCGCGCGACGTGCAGGAGACGCTGGCGGAGACGGTGCAGCACATCTACGGGAAGATGCCGCCCCAGAGCCTGCCGGGCACCAAGGGCCGGCTGGCGGACCTGCGCGACGGCACCTGA
- a CDS encoding GNAT family N-acetyltransferase translates to MGAAGGLHLRPARESDRRTLWRIHVQAVEALCREVYAPHELSTWVRLLRPEGYLRPDRPRTVLVAERGRRLVGFGQVDTRAGELEALYVVPDEVGHGVGSTLLAALEDAAWHEDVPLLGLDASLNAERFYRRHGYVWMHAARRPLTPEVQLACVRMQKRRPASARRQEPAAAGDADTPR, encoded by the coding sequence ATGGGTGCGGCGGGGGGCCTCCACCTCAGGCCGGCGCGGGAGTCGGACCGGCGCACCCTGTGGCGCATCCACGTGCAGGCGGTGGAGGCGCTGTGCCGCGAGGTGTATGCGCCGCACGAGCTGAGCACCTGGGTGCGGCTGTTGCGGCCGGAGGGCTACCTGCGGCCGGACCGGCCGCGCACGGTGCTGGTGGCCGAGCGGGGCCGGAGGCTGGTGGGCTTCGGGCAGGTGGACACCCGCGCGGGCGAGCTGGAGGCCCTGTACGTGGTGCCGGACGAGGTGGGCCACGGCGTGGGCTCCACCCTGCTGGCGGCGCTGGAGGACGCGGCGTGGCACGAGGACGTGCCGCTGCTGGGCCTGGATGCCAGCCTCAACGCCGAGCGCTTCTACCGGCGCCATGGCTACGTGTGGATGCACGCGGCGCGGCGCCCGCTGACGCCGGAGGTGCAGCTGGCCTGCGTGCGGATGCAGAAGCGGCGGCCGGCGTCCGCCCGGAGGCAGGAGCCGGCCGCGGCGGGCGACGCGGACACGCCTAGGTGA
- a CDS encoding GGDEF domain-containing protein, with protein MSGDETRVTKISTLKDVRAERNAECCLVQIHGPELGKKYLIDSELTIGRDQGNHIWVDLDNVSRRHARVLGRGGRMFVEDLGSTNGTYLNDQEVLQASPLRSGDLIKVGGSIFKFLDGDNIETQYHETIYTLTIADGLTGVNNKRYFLEYLEKEMGRSSRYQRSLTLMMFDIDHFKQINDVHGHLAGDAVLRELAQSIKRMVRREQCFARYGGEEFALVMPEDGPDKARLFAEKIRKLIEEKSFVYDEKEIPVTISIGVAEMTPDMTEPTHFIKIADANLYKAKKTGRNRVVG; from the coding sequence ATGTCCGGAGACGAAACCCGCGTCACCAAGATCTCCACGCTCAAGGACGTGCGCGCCGAGCGCAACGCCGAATGCTGCCTCGTGCAGATTCACGGTCCGGAGCTTGGCAAGAAGTACCTCATCGACTCCGAGCTCACCATCGGACGAGACCAGGGCAACCACATCTGGGTGGACCTGGACAACGTCTCCCGCCGGCACGCCCGTGTGCTCGGCCGCGGGGGCCGCATGTTCGTGGAGGACCTGGGCTCCACCAACGGGACCTACCTGAACGACCAGGAGGTCCTCCAGGCCTCGCCGCTGCGCAGCGGGGACCTCATCAAGGTGGGTGGCTCCATCTTCAAGTTCCTCGATGGCGACAACATCGAGACCCAGTACCACGAGACCATCTACACGCTGACCATCGCCGACGGCCTGACCGGCGTGAACAACAAGCGCTACTTCCTCGAGTACCTCGAGAAGGAGATGGGGCGCTCCAGCCGCTACCAGCGCTCGCTCACGCTGATGATGTTCGACATCGACCACTTCAAGCAGATCAACGACGTCCACGGCCATCTGGCCGGGGACGCGGTGCTGCGGGAGCTGGCCCAGTCCATCAAGCGCATGGTGCGCCGCGAGCAGTGCTTCGCCCGCTACGGCGGCGAGGAGTTCGCCCTCGTCATGCCCGAGGACGGGCCGGACAAGGCGCGCCTGTTCGCGGAGAAGATTCGCAAGCTCATCGAGGAGAAGTCCTTCGTCTACGACGAGAAGGAAATCCCCGTCACCATCTCCATCGGCGTGGCGGAGATGACACCGGACATGACGGAGCCCACCCACTTCATCAAGATTGCGGACGCCAACCTGTACAAGGCGAAGAAGACGGGCCGCAACCGGGTGGTGGGCTAA
- the glgC gene encoding glucose-1-phosphate adenylyltransferase, whose product MSKVLAMILAGGAGTRLEPLTRERAKPAVPFGGRYRIIDFVLSNFANSGVYRMKVLTQYKSDSLNNHLSRAWRMTAFLGHYVESVPAQMRTGVDWYKGSADAIYQNLNIITDEEPDFIFVFGADHVYRMDTRQMLDFHRTKKAACTVAAIPVPIEQGREFGIIDVGPDGRMRQFLEKPKDPPPMPGNPKMCLASMGNYLFSTDVLVQEVVRDAANETSAHDFGKSIISELYKTAPVYVYDFAQNTIGGQEPKERGYWRDVGNIDVYYQSNMELVEVDPVFNLYNDRWPIHTQPNNYPPAKFVFADKDNSRVGHATDSLVAEGCIISGGHVNRSVLSPKVRINSYSEVESSILFENVTIGRRCRIRKAIIDKNVEIPPGMTIGYDPVEDKRRFHVTPDGVVVIPKGMKVT is encoded by the coding sequence ATGTCCAAAGTCCTGGCAATGATTCTGGCGGGAGGCGCGGGTACCCGCCTGGAGCCGCTCACGCGCGAGCGGGCCAAGCCCGCGGTGCCGTTCGGCGGCCGCTACCGCATCATCGACTTCGTCCTCTCCAACTTCGCCAACTCCGGCGTGTACCGGATGAAGGTGCTCACGCAGTACAAGAGCGACTCGCTCAACAACCACCTGTCCCGGGCCTGGCGGATGACGGCCTTCCTGGGCCACTACGTGGAGTCGGTGCCCGCGCAGATGCGGACCGGCGTGGACTGGTACAAGGGCAGCGCCGACGCCATCTACCAGAACCTCAACATCATCACCGACGAGGAGCCCGACTTCATCTTCGTCTTCGGCGCGGACCACGTGTACCGGATGGACACGCGGCAGATGCTGGACTTCCACAGGACGAAGAAGGCCGCGTGCACGGTGGCCGCCATCCCCGTCCCGATTGAGCAGGGGCGCGAGTTCGGCATCATCGACGTGGGGCCGGACGGGCGGATGCGGCAGTTCCTGGAGAAGCCGAAGGACCCGCCGCCCATGCCGGGCAACCCGAAGATGTGCCTGGCGTCCATGGGCAACTACCTCTTCTCCACCGACGTGCTGGTGCAGGAGGTGGTGCGGGACGCGGCGAACGAGACGAGCGCCCACGACTTCGGCAAGTCCATCATCAGCGAGCTGTACAAGACGGCGCCGGTGTACGTGTACGACTTCGCGCAGAACACGATTGGCGGCCAGGAGCCGAAGGAGCGCGGCTACTGGCGGGACGTGGGGAACATCGACGTGTACTACCAGTCCAACATGGAGCTGGTGGAGGTGGACCCCGTCTTCAACCTCTACAACGACCGCTGGCCCATCCACACCCAGCCGAACAACTACCCGCCGGCCAAGTTCGTCTTCGCGGACAAGGACAACAGCCGGGTGGGCCACGCCACGGACTCGCTGGTGGCGGAGGGGTGCATCATCTCCGGCGGGCACGTGAATCGCTCGGTGCTGTCCCCGAAGGTGCGCATCAACTCGTACTCGGAGGTGGAGTCGTCCATCCTCTTCGAGAACGTCACCATCGGCCGGCGCTGCCGCATCCGGAAGGCCATCATCGACAAGAACGTGGAGATTCCGCCGGGGATGACGATTGGCTACGACCCGGTGGAGGACAAGCGGCGCTTCCACGTCACGCCGGACGGGGTGGTGGTGATTCCCAAGGGCATGAAGGTGACCTGA